A stretch of DNA from Gambusia affinis linkage group LG24, SWU_Gaff_1.0, whole genome shotgun sequence:
catcaccCTGATCTTTGGTCAAAGCATCATGTACTGCTAATACTGCAGACACTTCACAGTCAGATAGGAACTGAGTTTCCAGTTCACTCAATGGGGGCTGCATCCTGAAGGTTTTAGTGGTTGACAAAAGAAGATTACAGACTGTAGACTgaccagggccggcccaagccttcatGGGGCCCTTTGTTTCTGCTAACAATGTCGACTAACTGCAATCAACAGTTAGAATATTAGATCATTCGCTCTCCTactataaacttattgcatctctgacagtgctgtttacattatatcttatgcatgtataatataggatacatttataGGCCAGTCGATTTCTGGGcaccgatttccttaattttggaagATTGTGATCTGCtaatacttacatgtgaagcccatCTTATCCCCTGATCTTattttcatcagcaaagttttaaaaattggcctcgatcttcttctgctctgcagtgagaggtttgactgacagatcggcccaccaggtcatgtctgaatgtttacagttaacaatattcactccactgttgccaactcactGACTTTCTTCCTGTATTTAGcaaaatttcagacaaaaaaattttatcGGCCAAAATCAATATGggcaggtcaggttttttaaagattggtaatcggccagaaaactgcaatcggtgcagccctacacacgtattcatgacattctttgattaaattaatttctcttaagcatAACTCCAAAAGCTGAAGAATTAAATTTATACCAGGtgaatcttcttttctttctccctgaaGAATAAGTCCTTTTATGAGACATTGTTTTGCCAACTTATcttctgaccggagctttgGACGTTTGGATCCACTCTGCACAGCAGCTCATGTTACCGGTGAAGCGTGCAGTACCTACCGCGACCACCAGGGACCCCAAgagcatttttttccactttttatccataaaataataatttctacatacattatcaaatatattataaaaacaaatcaagtcatgatgaaattgtgtgtttttgttacaaaccgttattaaaaaacattttaattacgGTTTCCTCTAGTTATTgaattatgtttccttcataGTTTATGTAGAAGAACCAAACTGGACACTTTATTAGTCCAGTTACTTATTAGAATATTGCcgattgttttaattttgtttgtttttctatgttttttcagatattgttGCTCAGTATCAGCCTGACCTTAAAGAGTTTCTGAAGATGAAGTTCCAGAGTCTCTCTGAAGGCGTCGctgaacatggaaataaaaccgttctgaaccagatctacacagagctcCACATCACAGAGGGGTTAACTAGAGAGGTCAACCAGgaacatgaggtcagacagattgaaacagcatccaggaaacaagaaacaatcaGAAGAGAAGACATCTTTAATGTCCCACCTGGAagagatcaaccaatcagaacagtgatgaccatgggagtggctggcattgggaaaacactgttaacacagaagttcactctggactgggctgaaggcaaaaccaaccagaacattgatttcatatttccattcactttcagagagctgaatatgttgaaagaagaaaagttcagtttattagaaCTGATTCATAAATTCTTcactaaaaccaaagaaatcagcagctttgaaacgtttcaggttctgttcatctttgatggtcTGGATGAAAGTCGACTTGATCTGAATTTCAACAACAATCCGTTCCTGACTGATGTTACAGAGTCCAGCTCActggatgttctgctgacaaacatCATCAGGAGGAAACtgtttccttctgctctcctctggataaccacacgacctgcagcagccaatcagatccctgCTGAATGTGTTGGCATGgtaacagaggtcagagggttcaCTGACCCCCAGAAGGAGGAatacttcaggaagagattcagagatgaTGAAGAGAAGGCCAACAGGATCATCTCCCACATCCAGAAATCAAAAAGTCTCCACATCATGTGTCACATCCCAgttttctgctggatcactgctaaagttctggagaatctgatggagaccagagagggaggagatcTGCCCAAGAccctgactgagatgtacatAGAGTTCCTGAAGGTTCAACTGAAAATCAAGGAGGAAAAGTATGAtagaggaaaaaagacaaaatctatCTGGAGTCcagagaacaggaagctgaTTGAGTCTCTAGGAAGactggcttttgatcagctgctgaAGGGAAACCTGATCTTCTATGACAAAGACCTCAATCAGTGTGACATCAACATCAAAGATGCTGCGTTGTTCTCAGgagttttcactgaaatgtttaaaacagagagaggagtgAACAACATCTCCGTCTACTCCTTTGTTCATCTGAGCatccaggagtttctggctgcagtcTACATGCTCCACTGTTTcaccagcaggaagtcagaggTGATCCAGACGTTCCTGggagaaaaatacaatgaaacatCTCTAGATGAGTTCATGGAGGAAGTCATGGAGAAATCCCTCAAAAGTAGAAATGGCCACCTGGACCTGTTTGTCCGCTTCCTTCATGGTCTCACTGTGGAGTCCAACCAGAACCTCTTAGAAGATCTGCTGGGTCAGAGAGAGAACAGTCCAGAAACCATCCAGAGAATCATCACCAACCTGAAGGAGATGAACACTGATAGAATCTctcctgacagaaacatcaaCATCTTCTACTGTCTGATGGAGATGAACGATCTCTCATTTTATCAGGAGATCCAACGGCTGCTGGATTCAGGGAAGAAGCTCTCAGATACTGACTGTTCAGCTCTGGCCTTCATGCTGCAGATGTCAGAGGTTCTGGATGAGTTGGACCTGGAGAAGTACAACACATCAGAATCAGGACGACAGAGACTGGTTCCAGCTGTGAGGAACTGCAGAAAGGCTCGGTgagtccagatgttttcattgtgtgaatGCTGATTCAGCAATATTgtcctcctgtttcttcttcttcttcaagttgcttctggatgtttttggtctttaacttcttccttcatcctctggactatttcatccattcaaacatctaaacattcagatcatccaggacagctgcagcttctggtttttacacattttgatcattttaaaaatatttaactttttatcacttttcatgttgaaatgaataaaaaccttcagaactctagaaaatctgttttctcttaAAGATCCAATCAACCAGAGagactttttaactttaatcttCTCTTCATTCATTGAGCCGCTACTCCATAATTCACCTTTTAGgatctttgactgtttttataaaataattatttaggtttaataaaaagttgaaCCATTAAAATAAACCGTTGCATTAATTAGAAACTTTGTGAACAGTGTTGATCTTCTTCattccatcatcatcctcacctcttcctcctcccactagtttcctctgagtttgtaaatgagaccaaaatgtgtTGATTGTTGTCTGGTccagaaaaagttctggtttctgtcagaTCCTCCCAAAGCTCTGAGAACTCTGAGCTTCCAGAGCTGGAACCATTTTCCTCATCAACTCTTCATCTGCAGCCTTTGTTGAAGCTGTTAGCTGTCCTCCATGAAGACCTGGAGAGACATGAGCTTCAACTCTTTAGACATCCCAGCCTCTTCTAGTTACTGGAGAACTTTCACTGCTTCACCatgaaaatgctgctggacccaaacgctccgtctcctccagggGTTTTGGTCTTCAGCTCTTCAGGAGTTTAGCAACAATTTCTTCTGACATCCAAACCTTTGTTCCTCTGAGACGATGGACAGACCACTGCAGAGACACGGTTCCCTCTTCcaaccagtttgtcccagttcctCTCAGATCAACAGTCTGAGAGGTTCAgacctgaagcagcagcaggaccggttctgctgctgctctgcaggacgACCAGAACAAACTGAAGCttttagctgcagcaggttgacgACTGTCCACTTTCTACTTTGTTAAAGCATCAAATCCAGCAGATGAACGGAGACAGAACTGGGAGCATCatgtgtttggtttctgctccCAGTTTCCTCTGTGGCAGCATTTAATAACCTGCTGCTGGGAACTTTGTTTCTATAGAATATCCTACTattattaatgatgatgatgattctagatgctgcagcagatattggctaaacaaacccagagatgCCAGAGGTCCACAGCAGGCtggacttcctgctctgctcactGCATTTCTAACTCACTTCCTGCCTGGTGGAAGATCTCAAGGAGCCAAAGGGTCTAGTCCAAGTCCGAGCTGTGagcagttcctcctcctctccatcatctccagtagtttccttcattcagctcagtcagcctcttcatcagctgctgcagctcctttgaggctctgatgctgcagctccatcagatgctgcagagaaaactgaactttccttcacagatgatagaagatcttcaacatctgactgcagctgaaggTCTGAGGACATGaagcctggaccagaaccagaaccagaacctggactttaaccaggaactgaactgattctctgtggggtcaaactcagtaaattgaagatcagatgttgatcagatgatgacatcactgttatcatattttattctgttattgaTCCAGATTGATTTCATTagaactgaatttatttcttctctaatcaCAGACTTGGTGGCTTGAGGCTCCGAAAGGATGAATGTGAAGTTTTGGCCTCAGCGCTGAAGTCCAACCCAGATCTGACtgaagtggaaataaatcagatctTCATAAATAAAAGTGGAGAATCTGATCTGAAGCCTCTGGTTGAGATCCTGGAGAGTTCAGTCAGTAAAGTGAAGATtctgaggtttgttttctctacTAATCTAATAAAATCGTTCATACTTTATACTTTAGTCATTATTAGGCCTGTCactataaatgataaatcaattaatcgtacgataaattaaaactatccacgtcattttaattattgcctttttcgctttctgttgatgacgctgaatgaaaaaaggctccaGGTGTCCAGAAAGCACTTTGGTGAGGAGCAGTTGCACACATCAAGCTGGACTTTATGAAGGGTGAAGGTGTTACATAAATTCGGTCTGGGGCCAAATTTTATCAATCTGGTTAAAAGCTTTTATTCAGACCCAACAGCCTCAGTTAACACAAATAGTTTGATGTCTGATCCCTTCAAGATTCATAGGGTNNNNNNNNNNNNNNNNNNNNNNNNNNNNNNNNNNNNNNNNNNNNNNNNNNNNNNNNNNNNNNNNNNNNNNNNNNNNNNNNNNNNNNNNNNNNNNNNNNNNgtaaaagataaaaactctACATAACAGAATTCACcattttaagtaataaaatacaaacattattcTTCTGAAACACAAATAGATTGTATCTTACCAGTCTGATGGTCATAAATATCACATAAACTACCTACAAACACAACTTCAACTGATCTGCACTGATAACTGAACTTTATTTCACATCTGAACAAAACTTTACTCACTAAATGGctgctgccccctagtggcaAAGATAGAAACTACAATTCAGTCCTGCCTTCAGAACAGTTTCATCACCAAACTGTCTTGGAGACGAAACACTGCTGTCGGATTTTTCTCTGACTTGAACGTCTCAGTTACaaggaaacattttcaccagaaacacCTTCATGGTCTCTGACCTGATGGGTTCATCCTGGTCCAGGAGGAactccatctgtctgtctgtcagtctgTCGCATCTTGTCCTC
This window harbors:
- the LOC122827327 gene encoding NLR family CARD domain-containing protein 3-like isoform X2, with amino-acid sequence MEDLDLKKDRAEPPGPTSPSMRSDRSKDEPPVFSNEPGPSDRKSSFGEEEPPSCCGLSQNVLMDPVLTSCPQYGKQPRTGSGPLTANQSSCAPGQKMEDLDLKKDRAERPGPTSPSMRRDRSKERPPYFSNEPGPSDRKSSFGEEEPPSCCGLSQNVLMDPVLTSCPQYGKQPRTGSGPLTANQSSCAPDIVAQYQPDLKEFLKMKFQSLSEGVAEHGNKTVLNQIYTELHITEGLTREVNQEHEVRQIETASRKQETIRREDIFNVPPGRDQPIRTVMTMGVAGIGKTLLTQKFTLDWAEGKTNQNIDFIFPFTFRELNMLKEEKFSLLELIHKFFTKTKEISSFETFQVLFIFDGLDESRLDLNFNNNPFLTDVTESSSLDVLLTNIIRRKLFPSALLWITTRPAAANQIPAECVGMVTEVRGFTDPQKEEYFRKRFRDDEEKANRIISHIQKSKSLHIMCHIPVFCWITAKVLENLMETREGGDLPKTLTEMYIEFLKVQLKIKEEKYDRGKKTKSIWSPENRKLIESLGRLAFDQLLKGNLIFYDKDLNQCDINIKDAALFSGVFTEMFKTERGVNNISVYSFVHLSIQEFLAAVYMLHCFTSRKSEVIQTFLGEKYNETSLDEFMEEVMEKSLKSRNGHLDLFVRFLHGLTVESNQNLLEDLLGQRENSPETIQRIITNLKEMNTDRISPDRNINIFYCLMEMNDLSFYQEIQRLLDSGKKLSDTDCSALAFMLQMSEVLDELDLEKYNTSESGRQRLVPAVRNCRKARLGGCSLQKAECDVVASALKSNPDLTELEINKINIYEGGESDLKPLVEILESSVSKVKKLGLIGCSLSETSWTSLFSALKSKPTHLTELDLSYTNLEGSVVKELCGFLQTEGCRLETLRLWGCSLSETSWTSLFSALKSKPTHLTGLVLYRTNLEDSGLKEFCGFLQTEGCRLETLRLWNCSLSKISCDYLASALKSNSLHLKKLDLGCNNLKDSDVQQLKDLVDYLQWKTCTF
- the LOC122827327 gene encoding NLR family CARD domain-containing protein 3-like isoform X1 translates to MEDLDLKKDRAEPPGPTSPSMRSDRSKDEPPVFSNEPGPSDRKSSFGEEEPPSCCGLSQNVLMDPVLTSCPQYGKQPRTGSGPLTANQSSCAPGQKMEDLDLKKDRAERPGPTSPSMRRDRSKERPPYFSNEPGPSDRKSSFGEEEPPSCCGLSQNVLMDPVLTSCPQYGKQPRTGSGPLTANQSSCAPDIVAQYQPDLKEFLKMKFQSLSEGVAEHGNKTVLNQIYTELHITEGLTREVNQEHEVRQIETASRKQETIRREDIFNVPPGRDQPIRTVMTMGVAGIGKTLLTQKFTLDWAEGKTNQNIDFIFPFTFRELNMLKEEKFSLLELIHKFFTKTKEISSFETFQVLFIFDGLDESRLDLNFNNNPFLTDVTESSSLDVLLTNIIRRKLFPSALLWITTRPAAANQIPAECVGMVTEVRGFTDPQKEEYFRKRFRDDEEKANRIISHIQKSKSLHIMCHIPVFCWITAKVLENLMETREGGDLPKTLTEMYIEFLKVQLKIKEEKYDRGKKTKSIWSPENRKLIESLGRLAFDQLLKGNLIFYDKDLNQCDINIKDAALFSGVFTEMFKTERGVNNISVYSFVHLSIQEFLAAVYMLHCFTSRKSEVIQTFLGEKYNETSLDEFMEEVMEKSLKSRNGHLDLFVRFLHGLTVESNQNLLEDLLGQRENSPETIQRIITNLKEMNTDRISPDRNINIFYCLMEMNDLSFYQEIQRLLDSGKKLSDTDCSALAFMLQMSEVLDELDLEKYNTSESGRQRLVPAVRNCRKARLGGCSLQKAECDVVASALKSNPDLTELEINKINIYEGGESDLKPLVEILESSVSKVKKLGLIGCSLSETSWTSLFSALKSKPTHLTELDLSYTNLEGSVVKELCGFLQTEGCRLETLRLFGCRLSETSWTSLFSTLKSKPTHLTQLDLDNTNLEGSGLKDLCGFLQTEGCRLERLRLYFCRLSETSWTSLFSALKSKPTHLTELYLNSTNLEGSGLKDLCGFLQTEGCRLEKLMYFNNIIIDISVNNYL
- the LOC122827327 gene encoding NLR family CARD domain-containing protein 3-like isoform X3, producing the protein MEDLDLKKDRAEPPGPTSPSMRSDRSKDEPPVFSNEPGPSDRKSSFGEEEPPSCCGLSQNVLMDPVLTSCPQYGKQPRTGSGPLTANQSSCAPGQKMEDLDLKKDRAERPGPTSPSMRRDRSKERPPYFSNEPGPSDRKSSFGEEEPPSCCGLSQNVLMDPVLTSCPQYGKQPRTGSGPLTANQSSCAPDIVAQYQPDLKEFLKMKFQSLSEGVAEHGNKTVLNQIYTELHITEGLTREVNQEHEVRQIETASRKQETIRREDIFNVPPGRDQPIRTVMTMGVAGIGKTLLTQKFTLDWAEGKTNQNIDFIFPFTFRELNMLKEEKFSLLELIHKFFTKTKEISSFETFQVLFIFDGLDESRLDLNFNNNPFLTDVTESSSLDVLLTNIIRRKLFPSALLWITTRPAAANQIPAECVGMVTEVRGFTDPQKEEYFRKRFRDDEEKANRIISHIQKSKSLHIMCHIPVFCWITAKVLENLMETREGGDLPKTLTEMYIEFLKVQLKIKEEKYDRGKKTKSIWSPENRKLIESLGRLAFDQLLKGNLIFYDKDLNQCDINIKDAALFSGVFTEMFKTERGVNNISVYSFVHLSIQEFLAAVYMLHCFTSRKSEVIQTFLGEKYNETSLDEFMEEVMEKSLKSRNGHLDLFVRFLHGLTVESNQNLLEDLLGQRENSPETIQRIITNLKEMNTDRISPDRNINIFYCLMEMNDLSFYQEIQRLLDSGKKLSDTDCSALAFMLQMSEVLDELDLEKYNTSESGRQRLVPAVRNCRKARLGGCLLYQDECEVVASALKTNPDLTELEINQIFILGGRSFGDSDLKPLVEILESSVSKVKKLRLIGCSLSETSWTSLFSALKSKPTHLTELDLTRTNLEDSGLKEFCGFLQTEGCRLETLRLMSCRLSKISCDYLASALKSNSLHLKELDLYGNNLKDSDVQQLKDLVDDLKF